The Candidatus Neomarinimicrobiota bacterium genome has a segment encoding these proteins:
- a CDS encoding proline racemase family protein, translating into AKAADSRNVCIFAEGQVDRSPTGTGVSARLAIHYARGEIGINQPMVIESIIGSRFTGRVVGTTECGPYSAVITEVEGSAHITGKSEFLIDPDDPLGDGFILR; encoded by the coding sequence GGCAAAAGCTGCCGACAGCCGGAATGTGTGCATCTTCGCCGAGGGTCAGGTGGATAGGAGCCCCACCGGCACCGGGGTGAGCGCCCGCCTGGCTATTCACTATGCCCGTGGTGAAATAGGAATTAATCAGCCGATGGTTATCGAAAGCATTATCGGCAGCCGTTTCACGGGCCGTGTTGTGGGAACAACGGAGTGCGGGCCCTATTCAGCCGTGATTACCGAAGTGGAAGGGTCTGCACATATCACCGGGAAAAGCGAATTCCTGATTGATCCCGACG